CTTCTCCAGCAGCCGCAATCCGCCCTTGTAGCCCACCGTGGGAAAATACTGATGGCCGACGCGGTCCAGGATCGGAAAGCCGTGGCGAATCAGGGGGATGTCCTCGTCACGGGCGATGTACTTGCAGTAGGTGTTGCCGATGATCAGATCCACCGGCTCGTTCTTGATCCACTGGTGCAACAGGAACATGTCGCCGTGGGCCTTGACGTTGACCGGGAATGGGCTGTCCGCGGTGAGTTCCTTGATCCGGGCCTCGAACTTCTTGCCCGGGGTGCCAGTGACGATGTGTACCGGGCTCATGTCGATGGAGGTTAGAAATTCGGTCAAGGCGATGACCTGGTCCGGGTCGCCCACCAGGGCCACCTTCTTGTGGTAAAAGTACTGATGCATGTCCGAAATCAGGTCCACCAGCTGACCGCGCTCATGGGCGATCAGGTCGGTGACGTGGCGGCCGGAGATCAGGCGCAAAGCGTCGATGAACCGGTCCGTGGCCTTCAGACCGATGGGCAGATCCAGAATCTTGCACGGAACCTTGTGGGTGGAGTCCAGGTACTTGGCCCCGTCCGCCGAGGCCCATTCGCCCAGGGCCAAAGTACCGATGGAATCACCGGTGGAACGCAGTTCCTCGACGGTCGTGCCGCCGTCCGGGAACATCTTGTATTCACCTGTCAGGGGGCCGTTGAGCACGCCGGAGGTGTCCGGGAAGAGGATCGTTTTCACGCCCATGGCCGCGGCCAGACGCTTGATCTCCTCCATGTCCGAGGGCTCCACGAACCCTGGGATGATGTTTACCTTGCCGTTTTTCTTGCCGGTTTTTGCGGCAAAGCCCTTCAGGGTGCCCATGACCATGTTCGAAAAACCGGTCACATGGGAGCCCACGTAGCTGGGCGTGGAAGCGCTGACCACGAACTTGCCGTCGGGAATCTTGCCTTCCTGACGGGCCTTTTCCGTAATCTGGGGCACGTCGTCGCCGATGGTTTCGGACAGGCAGGTGGTATGCACGGCGATCACGTCCGGCTCGTACACAGTGAAGATGTTGTTGATGGCCTGAAGCAGGTTGGCCTGACCGCCGAACACGGAAGCGCCTTCGGTGAACGAGCTGGTGGCAGCGGAGACCGGCTCCTTGTAGTGCCGGGTCAAAGCGCTGCGGTGGTAGGCGCAGCAGCCCTGCGAACCGTGACTGTGGGGCAGACAGCCGTGAATCCCCAGGGCCGCGTACATGGCCCCCACCGGCTGACAGGTCTTGGCCGGATTGACGGACAGCGCGGAGCGGTCCTTGATTTCCGTGGGTGTATGTCGAAGCAGCGTCATGTTCCGTTCCTCTCTTAAAGCGATGCCTAAAAAACTATCGCGTCAGTGGTTTGCTCATCGCGCCTCGGGACTATTCCCAGACATAGGTCGCGGACAATTCCGGTTTTTCCTGCCAGGGGGCCTTGAGATAGGACCAGACCTTGCTGTTCACCATCCGATCGATGTCCTGGTAGAAATTGACGGCCCCCTTGAACCCGGCGTAGGGGCCGCCGATGTCGTAGTTGTGCAACTGCTTCAGGGGGATGCCCAGCTTCTGAACCGAGTACTTTTCCTTGATTCCGGCGCAAAAGATGTCCGGCTTCATGATTTCTATCAGCTTCTCGGCCTCGTACTGGTTCAGATCGTCGATCACCAGGGACTTGGTCGGCATATCCGGGATCATTCCCTCGTATTCCTTGAACTTGAAACCGGACTCTTCCAGCTTCTTGATTTCTTCCGGTGTTTTACGCGGATTATAGCTCTCAGCGCAGGGCTCCACTTCCAGTTCCTCAATGTTCCGGCTGTCCGCGTCGATCTTGATCTCCGGGATCACGTGGCGTCCTTCGTAATCGTCGCGGTGGGCGAACTCGTATCCCGCGGAAATGGTCCGCATCCCCAGTTCCTTGAACAGCTCCTGATAATGGTGGGCACGGGAGCCGCCCACGAAGAGCATGGCCGTCTTGCCCTCCGTCCTGGGGCGGACCATGTCCATGGCCAGCTTGACCGTCGGCATTTCCTCGGCGATCACCGCTTCCACCCGCTCGGTCAGCTTGGGCGAGTCGAAGTACTGGGCGATCTTGCGCAGGGACTTGGCCGTGGCCTCCGCGCCGATAAAGTTCACCTTGATCCACGGAATCCCGTACTTGGTCTCCATCATCTCGGCCACGTAGTTGATGGAGCGGTGGCACATGACCGTGTTCAGATCAGCGGTGTGGGACGTGGCAAACTGGTCGTAGGTGGAATTGCCGCTGAAGGTGGAGATCACGGTGATCCCGCACTTATCCAGTATCCGGTCGATCTCGAAGCCGTCCCCGCCGATGTTGTATTCACCCAGCAGGTTGATCTTGAATTCCCCGACCTTGATTTCCTCTTTGGTACCCACCACATGCTTAAATATCTGGTTGTTGGCGATGTGGTGGCCCGCGGACTGGCTGACGCCCTTGTATCCCTCGCAGCTGAACCCGAAGACGTTGATGCCCAGCTCCCCTTTCATCTCTCTGGCCACGGCATGGACATCGTCGCCGATCAGACCCACCGGACAGGTGGAGAAGATGGCGATGGCCTTGGGATGGAACAGTTCGTAGGCCTCCCTGATGGCCTGCTTGAGCTTCTTTTCCCCGCCGAAGACGATGTCGTTTTCGTTCATGTCCGTAGAGAAGGCGTAGGGCATGAAGTTTTCTTCGGCATCCGTCTCGGTGTAGGTTTGGTTGCGCCGGGTCAACCAGGAGTAGAATCCGCAGCCGATGGGCCCGTGGGTGATGTTCACAATGTCCCGTGTCGGGCCGAGAATAACGCCCTTGCACCCGGCGTAGGTGCATCCGCGCATGGTGATGATGCCCGGGATGGTCCGGACGTTGGCGCCCATTTCCGGAGTCTCCGCGCCTTCGGCCTCCTTGACCATGATCTGCTTGGCCCGCTTCCGGGCCACCTTGGTCGGATATTTTTTCAGAAGATCCTGAACCAAATCGGTTGGATCCATCTGAACGATTTTTTTCTTCTTCGTGATTGTGGTCATGCTTCCTCCTGGCAGGGCCTAGCTTACCTACTCAATTTTGAGACAGTCCTCACATGACGACAGTTCGTTCAAAAACCCCAAGTGCAAGGAGCAAGAGAAAATCAAGGTCGAAGCGTATTTCTTCATACGTGAGAGTTTGATTTTCTTGCGGCGACGCGGCAATTGGGAGTTTTTCAACGGACTGCTAGTCTATGGATTTGTTTCCCTTTTCCCCAGTGCGCACCCGGACGGAGTCAAAGACCGGGCTGACGAATATCTTCCCGTCGCCGGGCTTGCCGGTTTTGTTCACGTCCATGATCGTGCTCACCACGTCTTCTACCTGGTCGTCCGTGACGACCACGGAAAAAACGCGCTTGGGGTACAGCCTGCCCTTCTCTCCAAGCAGCTCGGCGGCTTCCTCATATCCCTTTTCCGCGCCCTTGAGCAGAGCGGAATTGATCAATCCCTTGCCCCGGCCCTGGGCCTCCAGAGCGAAGAACGCGGGCACGCCGGCTTCGGCCAGAGCTTCCTTGGTCTTGTTGACCATGTTCATCCGGATGACGGCGGTGATCTCCTTCATACCCCGACCCCCTTCAGGTCCGCGCCTTCGGTTTCCTTGATCCCGGAGCTGATGGTGTACATTTCCTCCACCGGGCTGAGAAAAACCTTCCCGTCGCCAAATGCGCCCTTTTCCCCGGTTCGGGCCGCTTCCATGATCGTCTTGACTACGAAGTCCTTGTCCTTTTCGCCGACCACGCTCATCAGCAGGACCTTGGGAATCTCGTCGTAGGTGATCTCCCCTATCTTGATGCCGCGCTGCTTGCCGCGACCGGCCACGGAAAACTTGGTCACCGCCGGATACCCGGCATCCATCAACGCTTTTAAAACCGCATCCACCCTTTCGGGCCGGACAATCGCTCGGACCATGATCAACATATCGCTTCTCCCTTATGGTTGGTTGAAATGTGGGCAACTATACAGCGGATTAATCCGAATAATCAGAGATCTAGTTGGCGATGCCGTAATCAATAAGCAGTTTTTCCAGTTCATCGATTTCCATTGGTTTGGGCACGATGAACATCTCGTTGCCGTCGATCTTCTTGGCCAGGGTGCGGTATTCATCGGCCTGGGGATGTTTGGGATCAAAGTCGATGACCGTCTTGCGATTGATCTCCGCCCGCTGGACCATGTTTTCTCGAGGCACGAAGTGAATCATTTGTGTTCCCAGACGCTTGGCCAGCTCCTCGATCATCTCCCGTTCGTTGTCCACATTACGACTGTTGCAGATCAGCCCTCCCAGGCGCACCCCGCCTGCCTCGGCGAATTTTACGATGCCTTTGCAGATGTTGTTGGCCGCGTACATGGCCATCATTTCACCGGAAACCACAATGTAGATTTCCTGGGCCTTGCCTTCGCGAATGGGCATGGCGAATCCGCCGCAAACCACGTCGCCCAGGACGTCGTAAAAGACGTAGTCCAGGTTCTTGTCTTCCTTGTAGGCCCCGAGCTGTTCCAGCAGGTTGATGCTGGTGATGATCCCCCGGCCCGCGCAGCCCACGCCAGGCTCCGGACCTCCGGATTCAGTGCAGACGGTTCCGGCAAAGCCGTCCAGCAGCACATCGTCCAGTTCCACGTCCTCACCCTCTTCCCGCAGGGTATCCAAGACCGTTCGCTGATGCAGACCGTGGAGCAGCAAACGGGTGGAGTCCGCCTTGGGATCACAGCCTACGATCATCACCTTGCGACCCATTTCGCCGAGAGCGGCCACGGTATTCTGCGTCGTGGTGGATTTTCCGATCCCGCCCTTTCCATAAATAGCAACCTTGCGCATACGTTCCTCCCGGAGATTGAGTGTTGAGAATGCAAGCCATAGGGCAAGGAGCATGCCAGAGGCGAAAACCAAATCGCCAGAACTAATTAAAATTAATTATTTTAGATTTTTGAAGTATTGTTTTGCCGAAACGAGTTCAGCTGGTCTCCCATGCAGACCCGACAAAGGTGAGCAACAATTTTGTAAGACGCCACGGTTTTGTAGGAGCCCGTGATTATGTAGGGGCACGGCGCGCCGTGCCCCTACAGGTTAGCGAGAATGTTGCGGGGTGATGGCCAGGGCACGGAATTCCGTAGGGGCACGGCGCGCCGTGCCCCTACAGGTTGGCGGTGGAAACGTGGTAAACGTACCCTGGCACCGATCCTGCTTGTTCCGGTCAAGGGGCGTGATAGTCAGGCCCGAAACAACGACAAGGAAACCATATGCTCATCGACAGTACATTGCGCGAAGGCGCGCAGATGTTCGGCGTCTACTTCTCGGACGCCCAGCGCCGGGACATCCTCTCCGGGTTGATCCAGGCAGGGATAGACGAAGTGGAGATCGGCTGGGTAGGGCAGGACGGGCTGGAGGATCTGCTCCGGCACGGAAGAAAGGAATATCCGTCCGAACGGACCAGACTTACGGTTTGGTCGCCGCTACGGTTGCTTGATCTGGATCGCATGAACGCCATGGGCGTCAGGCGCATCCAGTTCGGCGTCCCGGTTTCGGACGCCCACATTGAGCATCGGCTTGGCACGGATCGGGCAGGACTATTGCTTCGACTTCAAAACATATTGCGCCGAGCAGCGGAGTTGGAGATGGCGTTCGTCGGGGTCGGGCTGGAGGACGTATCCCGGGCGAACCGGGATTTCGCTTTGCAGGTCGTTCGGGTGGTGGAGGAATGCGGAGGCAGGCGGGTTCGCCTTTCAGACACCGTGGGCCTGCTCACGCCGCTGGAAACGGCGGAACTGACACGCTGGTTCACGGACCGGACCGAATTGGCAATTGGATTTCACGGCCATGACGACTTCGGCATGGCCACGGCCAACGCCATCACCGCCCTGGCCTCGGGGGCCGAAAGCGTGGATGTGTCCGTGCTGGGAATCGGGGAACGGGCCGGGATCGCGGCCCTGGAAGAGGTCGCCGGTCACCTGAACCTCAGGCGGGGAGCCGGCTATGATTTGAAGCAGTGCGCCCGCCTGGCCCGTATGGTCGCCGAGGCGGCCCAGGTGCCCCTGGCCCGGAACAAGGCCCTGGTCGGAGAGGATCTGTTCGCCTGCGAAACCGGGTTGCACCTGCAAGGGTTGTCGAAAGACCAAAGCCTGTTCGAACCCTATGCCCCGGAAAAAATCGGCGCAAGCAGAAAGCTGGGTCTGGGCGACAAAATCGGAAAGTCAGCCGTCCGCCACGCCGCCCACCAGCAAGGCATCGCCGTGCCCAGTCACGGAATCGAAAACTTGACCCGCCGCGTCCGTCTCCTTTCTCAGGCTTTGGCTCGACCACTGTTTAACGAAGAGTTCAGGGCCTTGGCCATGACCGCTGACTCCGCGGCCTCAAGCTCAGAGTCATGCTACGCCCCCTAAAGAATCCTCGCGCATGTCCGATAAAGACTTGGAGGCATCGTTTTTTTCATCAGCCAACAAGGAGGTTTTATGGAACTTGGAACAGCAGCGCAAAGTCAAACAGGCATCGCCATGATGGCGCAGACCCTGCAAAACGCTACCATGGGGGCGGATATCGTCACCAAAACTCTCGGAGCGGTCAATCAGCTCAATGCCGGGGCAGGTGGCGCGGCACAACCCGTAGACACCAGGGCGGTGGCTGAAGCTACCGGAAAGGGTCTGAGGATCGACGCGGCGGTATAAATCCAGAACCAATCCCTCACGATGCCGCTTTCATGAAGCGCGGAGAGCAACGATTTCGATTATTCGTCAACCTGATAAAATGGGATGACGACGGATGAAGTCGGCTTTCCGCCAAAACAACCGGCCGGTCGCGGGAGTCCCGTGACCGGCCGGATGTTTTTTGAATCCGTGCTAAATATCACCATCCATTCTTGTGCACCCGGTCCGCTTTGAAACGATCCTTATGCGTGAACTCCTGGGCGGGCCAGCCCAGAGGCACGATGGCATGGGCTTCCACGCCGCCAGGCAGGCCGAGAATCCGGCGGACGGCGTCCATCCGTTCCAGGATCGGAGCGACCCCGGTCCAGACCGTGCCCAGGCCCAGCCCCCTGGCGGCCAGGAGCAGGTTCTGGACCGCCGCGGCCAAGTCTTGGACCCAGTAGCCGGGGTACTTCTCCAGGGCCAGTTCCGCGCAGACCACGATGCCGATCGGGGCCTGCCGAAGCATGCCCACGTAGGGATGGATCCGGGACAGCTCATCCCTCAAGGCTGCATCCGTAACCACAACGAAATGCCAGGGCTGGGCGTTGCCCGCGCTGGGAGCGGTCATGGCCGCGGCCAGGATCTTTTCCAAATCCGTTTCACTGACCGGTTTGTCCGGGTCGAACTTGCGGATGCTGCGCCGAGTGTGCATTGCTTCAAAAACGTTCATATCGTGTTCCCTCCTTGAATTGGTCGAGGTGTGTCCGTGAGGTGTCCTCTGGTCGGATGCGTCATGCGAGTCTCTAAGCGGCTTCAGCACTGTTCTTGTTTCTGTTTGCCGCGTTCTTCCATCGGCGGCACCAGGACCTTGATCGGTTCGTGAACGCCGCTGATCCCGGCATAGGTCCGCAGACGGGTGATCAGCACCGGAGTGACCTCCTGGCCCTGGGCCACCAGCAGCATGCCTCTCTGGCTCTGTACGTCCTCGGCCAGGAGCATCCCGCTTTCCAACTGATCCACGCGCACTTCCCGCATTTCATACCCGGTCTTGCTGCTGAGCACTTTAGCCAGGGCATCCAGAATCTGAGGGTCATACCACCCTTCCCGGCCGCGCAGAATGTTCTGGGCCTGTTCCGCGGACTTGCCGGAATTCTCTAACTGGTCAAAGTCCACCAGGATTTTCAGGATGCGTCCGCCAAGGGGGATGTCCGGCCCGGTTTTTCCGCCAATGGGCGCCCCCTGTCCGTCATAATGTTTTTCCTGGTAAAGGATGATTTCCCGAACATTTTCCAGGCGGGGGATATGGCTCAACAGATCAGCGGCAATGGCCGGATG
The sequence above is a segment of the Desulfonatronum thiodismutans genome. Coding sequences within it:
- the nifK gene encoding nitrogenase molybdenum-iron protein subunit beta, which produces MTLLRHTPTEIKDRSALSVNPAKTCQPVGAMYAALGIHGCLPHSHGSQGCCAYHRSALTRHYKEPVSAATSSFTEGASVFGGQANLLQAINNIFTVYEPDVIAVHTTCLSETIGDDVPQITEKARQEGKIPDGKFVVSASTPSYVGSHVTGFSNMVMGTLKGFAAKTGKKNGKVNIIPGFVEPSDMEEIKRLAAAMGVKTILFPDTSGVLNGPLTGEYKMFPDGGTTVEELRSTGDSIGTLALGEWASADGAKYLDSTHKVPCKILDLPIGLKATDRFIDALRLISGRHVTDLIAHERGQLVDLISDMHQYFYHKKVALVGDPDQVIALTEFLTSIDMSPVHIVTGTPGKKFEARIKELTADSPFPVNVKAHGDMFLLHQWIKNEPVDLIIGNTYCKYIARDEDIPLIRHGFPILDRVGHQYFPTVGYKGGLRLLEKILDALLTRIDRDATEDQFELAM
- the nifD gene encoding nitrogenase molybdenum-iron protein alpha chain; protein product: MTTITKKKKIVQMDPTDLVQDLLKKYPTKVARKRAKQIMVKEAEGAETPEMGANVRTIPGIITMRGCTYAGCKGVILGPTRDIVNITHGPIGCGFYSWLTRRNQTYTETDAEENFMPYAFSTDMNENDIVFGGEKKLKQAIREAYELFHPKAIAIFSTCPVGLIGDDVHAVAREMKGELGINVFGFSCEGYKGVSQSAGHHIANNQIFKHVVGTKEEIKVGEFKINLLGEYNIGGDGFEIDRILDKCGITVISTFSGNSTYDQFATSHTADLNTVMCHRSINYVAEMMETKYGIPWIKVNFIGAEATAKSLRKIAQYFDSPKLTERVEAVIAEEMPTVKLAMDMVRPRTEGKTAMLFVGGSRAHHYQELFKELGMRTISAGYEFAHRDDYEGRHVIPEIKIDADSRNIEELEVEPCAESYNPRKTPEEIKKLEESGFKFKEYEGMIPDMPTKSLVIDDLNQYEAEKLIEIMKPDIFCAGIKEKYSVQKLGIPLKQLHNYDIGGPYAGFKGAVNFYQDIDRMVNSKVWSYLKAPWQEKPELSATYVWE
- a CDS encoding P-II family nitrogen regulator, producing the protein MKEITAVIRMNMVNKTKEALAEAGVPAFFALEAQGRGKGLINSALLKGAEKGYEEAAELLGEKGRLYPKRVFSVVVTDDQVEDVVSTIMDVNKTGKPGDGKIFVSPVFDSVRVRTGEKGNKSID
- a CDS encoding P-II family nitrogen regulator: MLIMVRAIVRPERVDAVLKALMDAGYPAVTKFSVAGRGKQRGIKIGEITYDEIPKVLLMSVVGEKDKDFVVKTIMEAARTGEKGAFGDGKVFLSPVEEMYTISSGIKETEGADLKGVGV
- the nifH gene encoding nitrogenase iron protein, whose translation is MRKVAIYGKGGIGKSTTTQNTVAALGEMGRKVMIVGCDPKADSTRLLLHGLHQRTVLDTLREEGEDVELDDVLLDGFAGTVCTESGGPEPGVGCAGRGIITSINLLEQLGAYKEDKNLDYVFYDVLGDVVCGGFAMPIREGKAQEIYIVVSGEMMAMYAANNICKGIVKFAEAGGVRLGGLICNSRNVDNEREMIEELAKRLGTQMIHFVPRENMVQRAEINRKTVIDFDPKHPQADEYRTLAKKIDGNEMFIVPKPMEIDELEKLLIDYGIAN
- a CDS encoding LeuA family protein — its product is MLIDSTLREGAQMFGVYFSDAQRRDILSGLIQAGIDEVEIGWVGQDGLEDLLRHGRKEYPSERTRLTVWSPLRLLDLDRMNAMGVRRIQFGVPVSDAHIEHRLGTDRAGLLLRLQNILRRAAELEMAFVGVGLEDVSRANRDFALQVVRVVEECGGRRVRLSDTVGLLTPLETAELTRWFTDRTELAIGFHGHDDFGMATANAITALASGAESVDVSVLGIGERAGIAALEEVAGHLNLRRGAGYDLKQCARLARMVAEAAQVPLARNKALVGEDLFACETGLHLQGLSKDQSLFEPYAPEKIGASRKLGLGDKIGKSAVRHAAHQQGIAVPSHGIENLTRRVRLLSQALARPLFNEEFRALAMTADSAASSSESCYAP
- a CDS encoding nitroreductase family protein; translation: MNVFEAMHTRRSIRKFDPDKPVSETDLEKILAAAMTAPSAGNAQPWHFVVVTDAALRDELSRIHPYVGMLRQAPIGIVVCAELALEKYPGYWVQDLAAAVQNLLLAARGLGLGTVWTGVAPILERMDAVRRILGLPGGVEAHAIVPLGWPAQEFTHKDRFKADRVHKNGW